A stretch of the Lolium perenne isolate Kyuss_39 chromosome 3, Kyuss_2.0, whole genome shotgun sequence genome encodes the following:
- the LOC127342750 gene encoding uncharacterized protein has translation MDGAQARNGSSVDGGAGPSTSYSTADNDDNGGAGGAKVWVLVLLFSLLVLLFLPSAVRRGGTSGGGGFQRGGITLKSGWDVVNLCLVLFAILCGLLGRGGGDGDGDGESASAAAAAKSRRELPPPMAEPEPIAEASTEDVWERLNSSYDSNQSAHTTAGIRRMKSSSSYPELRLGSNGVWGLESPELAWRPYDDAELYRPRRDDWPDRTRGDADRPRLRRTSSDVNAIPVDKYEVRAPPQDARRRRRSVEKPQKMDAVVEDDGRTHPAAETLAARPARSRTWSPEELNATLSEADKYEVPTPLGARRPRRSAEKLPKMPAVVEDEHPSAETLTARPSRSRTWSPEELNATLSELASAAPPAVIPRHRHRRHSVESLPTMEEVEKEIIVEEINNPLPSSTAMFPPGTPPPPPPPPPPPATMSRSKKKRSGSVGGAKELASAIALFYQKKRKSIIMKRERHHHHLSDDHYSSPSSESSASPEATTRTNPPPRPPPPPPPPPPPSSIFSNLFKKGGSKSRRIHSLAPPRPPPPPPPTHRSRKPPQPPSRLVPTPPPPAPVRTRPPRAHAHAYAHPQQPPHAQGYPQQPPLYTRPRGVVYHSYRLPPPSPPMPPPPPPPPMSEGEEEVPSVTASPAPSYCASPDVNTKADNFIERFRAGLKLEKINSYREKLQIQEGATVTMAEEDGEFMVIGSLFEDDDDMSLPGTPATAAAAAVAVGY, from the coding sequence ATGGACGGCGCGCAGGCGAGGAACGGCTCGAGCGTCgacggcggcgcgggccccagcaccTCCTACTCCACCGCCGACAACGACGACaatggcggcgcgggcggcgccaAGGTCTGGGTCCTCGTGCTCCTCTTCTCCCTGCTCGTGCTGCTCTTCCTCCCGTCCGCGGTGCGGCGGGGCGGGACGTCGGGAGGCGGCGGGTTCCAGCGCGGAGGGATCACGCTCAAGAGCGGCTGGGACGTCGTCAACCTCTGCCTCGTCCTCTTCGCCATCCTCTGCGGCCTCctcggccgcggcggcggcgatggcgacggcgacggggAGTCCGCCAGCgctgcggcggcggcgaagaGCCGTCGCGAGCTGCCCCCGCCGATGGCggagccggagccgatcgcggagGCGTCCACCGAGGACGTGTGGGAGAGGCTCAACAGCTCCTACGACTCCAACCAGAGCGCGCACACCACGGCGGGGATCCGGCGGATGAAGAGCAGCAGCTCGTACCCGGAGCTGCGGCTCGGCAGCAACGGCGTGTGGGGCCTCGAGTCGCCGGAGCTGGCCTGGCGCCCCTACGACGACGCCGAGCTGTACCGGCCGCGGCGAGACGACTGGCCCGATCGGACCCGGGGGGACGCGGATCGCCCGAGGCTGAGGAGGACGTCGTCGGACGTGAACGCGATCCCGGTGGACAAGTATGAGGTGCGCGCGCCGCCTCAGGAcgcgaggaggcggaggcggagcgtCGAGAAGCCCCAGAAGATGGATGCGGTGGTGGAGGACGATGGGAGGACGCATCCCGCGGCCGAGACTCTTGCGGCGAGGCCGGCGAGGAGCAGGACGTGGAGCCCGGAGGAGCTCAACGCTACGCTGTCGGAGGCGGATAAGTACGAGGTGCCCACGCCTCTGGGTGCCAGGAGGCCAAGGCGGAGCGCCGAGAAGCTGCCGAAGATGCCTGCGGTGGTGGAGGACGAGCATCCTTCGGCGGAGACTCTTACGGCGAGGCCGTCGAGGAGCAGGACGTGGAGTCCGGAGGAGCTGAACGCTACGCTCTCGGAGCTTGCATCCGCGGCACCGCCAGCGGTGATTCCGCGGCATAGGCATCGGCGGCACAGCGTGGAGAGCCTGCCGACGATGGAGGAAGTGGAGAAGGAGATTATAGTGGAAGAGATCAATAACCCGCTCCCATCGTCGACTGCCATGTTTCCACCGGggacgccaccgccaccaccacctcctccgccgccgccggcgacaaTGTCGAGGAGCAAGAAGAAGAGGAGCGGGAGCGTGGGCGGGGCAAAGGAACTGGCATCCGCCATTGCTCTGTTCTACCAGAAGAAGCGCAAGAGCATTATCATGAAGAGGGAGAGGCACCACCACCATCTATCCGACGACCACTACTCCTCGCCTTCGTCCGAATCATCGGCGAGCCCCGAAGCCACCACCCGCACCAATCCACCGCcgcggccaccaccaccaccccctccCCCTCCGCCGCCATCATCCATCTTCTCCAACCTCTTCAAAAAAGGAGGCAGCAAGAGCCGCCGCATCCACTCCCTCGCGCCACCGAGACCGCCTCCCCCGCCTCCACCAACGCACCGATCCAGGAAACCACCACAGCCTCCGTCTCGCCTCGTTcctacgccgccaccgccagctcCGGTGAGGACACGGCCGCCGCGCGCGCACGCGCACGCGTATGCGCACCCGCAACAGCCACCACACGCGCAGGGGTACCCGCAGCAGCCGCCACTGTACACCAGGCCTCGCGGCGTCGTCTACCACAGCTACCGGCTCCCGCCGCCATCGCCCCCAATGCCGCCACCACCCCCTCCACCGCCGATGTCAGAGGGCGAGGAGGAGGTTCCGTCGGTCACGGCGTCGCCGGCGCCTTCGTACTGCGCGAGCCCCGACGTTAACACCAAGGCGGACAACTTCATCGAACGCTTCCGCGCCGGGCTGAAGCTGGAGAAGATCAATTCGTACCGGGAGAAGTTGCAGATCCAGGAAGGCGCGACCGTGACCATGGCGGAGGAGGACGGGGAATTCATGGTGATCGGCTCGCTCTTCGAAGATGATGACGATATGTCGTTGCCGGGGACGCCGGCAACCGCCGCCGCGGCTGCTGTCGCCGTGGGCTACTAA